From Streptomyces sp. NBC_01460, a single genomic window includes:
- the pdhA gene encoding pyruvate dehydrogenase (acetyl-transferring) E1 component subunit alpha, with product MTVESTAARKPRRSSKRTSAAKTPAQTPEGSGPQLVQLLTPEGERVEHPDYEIDLSADELRGLYRDMVLTRRFDAEATALQRQGELGLWASLLGQEAAQIGSGRALRDDDYVFPTYREHGVAWCRGVDPTNLLGMFRGVNHGGWDPNTNNFHLYTIVIGSQTLHATGYAMGIAKDGADSAVVAYFGDGASSQGDVAEAFTFSAVYNAPVVFFCQNNQWAISEPTEKQTRVPLYQRAQGFGFPGVRVDGNDVLACLAVTRSALERARRGEGPTLVEAFTYRMGAHTTSDDPTKYRADEERAAWEAKDPILRLRTYLEKQELADAAYFTALDEESETLGKRVRDVVRAMPDPDRLAIFDHAYADGNPLVDEERAQFAAYQASFAEEGN from the coding sequence GTGACCGTGGAGAGCACTGCCGCGCGCAAACCGCGACGCAGCAGCAAGCGGACCAGCGCCGCGAAGACGCCCGCGCAGACGCCGGAGGGCTCCGGCCCCCAGCTGGTGCAGCTGCTGACGCCCGAGGGCGAGCGCGTCGAACACCCGGACTACGAGATCGACCTGAGCGCGGACGAGCTCCGGGGCCTCTACCGGGACATGGTCCTGACCCGCCGCTTCGACGCCGAGGCCACCGCGCTGCAGCGGCAGGGCGAGCTGGGCCTGTGGGCGTCCCTGCTGGGCCAGGAGGCCGCGCAGATCGGCTCCGGCCGGGCGCTGCGCGACGACGACTACGTCTTCCCGACCTACCGCGAGCACGGTGTCGCCTGGTGCCGCGGCGTCGACCCGACCAATCTGCTCGGGATGTTCCGCGGTGTGAACCACGGTGGCTGGGACCCCAACACCAACAACTTCCACCTCTACACGATCGTCATCGGCTCGCAGACCCTGCACGCCACGGGCTACGCCATGGGCATCGCCAAGGACGGCGCGGACTCGGCGGTCGTCGCGTACTTCGGTGACGGCGCGTCCAGCCAGGGCGACGTGGCGGAGGCGTTCACCTTCTCCGCCGTCTACAACGCCCCCGTCGTGTTCTTCTGCCAGAACAACCAGTGGGCGATCTCCGAGCCGACCGAGAAGCAGACGCGCGTGCCGCTCTACCAGCGCGCGCAGGGCTTCGGTTTCCCCGGTGTCCGGGTCGACGGCAACGACGTACTGGCGTGCCTGGCCGTCACCAGGTCGGCGCTGGAGCGTGCCCGCCGGGGCGAGGGCCCGACCCTCGTCGAGGCGTTCACCTACCGGATGGGCGCCCACACCACCTCGGACGACCCGACCAAGTACCGGGCGGACGAGGAGCGGGCGGCCTGGGAGGCCAAGGACCCGATCCTGCGGCTGCGCACGTATCTGGAGAAGCAGGAGCTCGCCGACGCCGCGTACTTCACCGCGCTGGACGAGGAGAGCGAGACCCTCGGCAAGCGGGTGCGTGACGTGGTGCGGGCCATGCCCGACCCGGACCGGCTGGCGATCTTCGACCACGCCTACGCCGACGGCAACCCGCTCGTCGACGAGGAGCGCGCCCAGTTCGCCGCCTACCAGGCATCGTTCGCCGAGGAGGGCAACTAG
- a CDS encoding ABC transporter ATP-binding protein, giving the protein MSSSFPAPSHGLPVDAPVLELRDLTRTHGSGIAEVHALRGISLSVHTGELVAVMGPSGSGKSTLLTLAGGLDTATGGQVVIEGQDISTLGRKGLARLRRRSVGYVFQDYNLIPALTAAENIALPRELDGVSVRKARKEAMASLEEMHLADVADRFPDEMSGGQQQRVAIARALVGDRRLVLADEPTGALDSETGEAVLALLRNRCDQGAAGVMVTHEPRYAAWADRVVFLRDGSIVDQTVATSAESLLAAEGAE; this is encoded by the coding sequence ATGTCCTCGTCCTTTCCCGCACCGTCGCACGGCCTCCCCGTGGACGCCCCCGTCCTCGAGCTGAGGGACCTGACCCGCACCCACGGCTCCGGTATCGCCGAGGTGCACGCCCTGCGTGGCATCAGCCTGTCCGTCCACACCGGTGAGCTCGTCGCCGTGATGGGCCCCTCCGGCTCGGGCAAGTCCACGCTCCTGACGCTGGCGGGCGGCCTCGACACCGCGACCGGCGGCCAGGTCGTCATCGAGGGCCAGGACATCTCCACGCTCGGCCGCAAGGGCCTCGCCCGTCTGCGCCGGCGCAGCGTCGGCTACGTCTTCCAGGACTACAACCTGATCCCCGCCCTCACCGCGGCGGAGAACATCGCCCTGCCGCGCGAGCTCGACGGCGTCTCCGTACGCAAGGCCCGCAAGGAGGCCATGGCCTCCCTGGAGGAGATGCACCTCGCTGACGTCGCCGACCGCTTCCCGGACGAGATGTCCGGTGGCCAGCAGCAGCGCGTCGCCATCGCCCGCGCCCTCGTGGGCGACCGCCGCCTCGTGCTCGCCGACGAACCGACCGGAGCGCTCGACTCGGAGACGGGCGAAGCCGTGCTCGCCCTGCTCCGGAACCGCTGCGACCAGGGCGCCGCCGGCGTGATGGTGACGCACGAACCCCGGTACGCGGCCTGGGCGGACCGGGTGGTCTTCCTCCGGGACGGGTCGATCGTGGACCAGACGGTGGCCACCTCCGCCGAATCCCTGCTCGCCGCCGAAGGTGCCGAGTGA
- a CDS encoding phosphotransferase, whose protein sequence is MWRVLRSSVTLPPVPPVGEVLRRYPDAGEPLACEPLSKGLLNHGYRVSTTRGSYFLKHHLDKHHLDDASGDHATIVRQHRATQQLHSLGVPVAPPLADTHGDTVTVIEGEHYALHRWVDGLHRDGAQLTTAQSRRLGALLGAVHMGLEQVMEADPPPPARGQGTSPDPADTFTLIDELLTAARRPGPRDAFDELAVHRLVERRALLERHADRRPPTPEGSARGWVHGDFHPLNLLYRGADPVAIVDWDRLGVQPRAEEAVRAAAIFFVRPDGELALEKVRAYARAYRRAAGAGAAELAAAVHRVWWERLNDFWILRWRYRLHDRRADPQFPAVSALAVWWTREYEAVDEAFTG, encoded by the coding sequence ATGTGGCGAGTGCTGCGCTCATCTGTGACCCTTCCGCCTGTCCCTCCGGTCGGCGAGGTCCTGCGCCGCTACCCCGACGCCGGTGAGCCCCTGGCCTGCGAACCTCTCAGCAAGGGCCTGCTCAACCACGGCTACCGCGTGTCCACCACCCGGGGCTCGTACTTCCTCAAACACCACCTCGACAAGCACCACCTCGACGACGCCTCCGGTGATCACGCCACGATCGTCCGGCAGCACCGGGCGACCCAGCAGCTGCACTCCCTCGGCGTGCCGGTGGCCCCTCCCCTCGCGGACACACACGGTGACACGGTCACGGTGATCGAGGGCGAGCACTACGCCCTGCACCGGTGGGTGGACGGCCTCCACCGTGACGGCGCGCAGCTGACGACCGCCCAGTCGCGCAGGCTCGGGGCGCTCCTCGGGGCCGTACACATGGGCCTGGAACAGGTCATGGAGGCGGACCCGCCGCCTCCGGCACGGGGCCAGGGCACGAGCCCCGACCCCGCCGACACGTTCACGCTGATCGACGAGCTGCTGACGGCCGCGCGGCGCCCGGGCCCGCGGGACGCCTTCGACGAGCTCGCCGTCCACCGCCTCGTCGAACGCCGCGCCCTGCTGGAGCGGCACGCCGACCGCCGGCCGCCGACGCCCGAGGGTTCCGCCAGGGGATGGGTGCACGGTGACTTCCACCCGCTGAACCTGCTCTACCGGGGTGCCGACCCGGTGGCGATCGTGGACTGGGACCGGCTCGGCGTGCAGCCGCGCGCGGAGGAGGCCGTACGCGCCGCGGCGATCTTCTTCGTCCGGCCGGACGGGGAGCTGGCACTGGAGAAGGTGCGGGCGTACGCCCGCGCGTACCGGCGTGCTGCGGGCGCCGGGGCGGCCGAGCTGGCGGCCGCGGTGCACCGGGTGTGGTGGGAACGCCTCAACGACTTCTGGATACTTCGCTGGCGCTACCGCCTCCACGACCGCAGGGCCGACCCGCAGTTCCCTGCGGTGTCGGCCCTGGCGGTGTGGTGGACACGCGAGTACGAGGCGGTGGACGAGGCCTTCACGGGGTGA
- a CDS encoding protein kinase domain-containing protein: protein MSHDGAQGRYAGGSVAGGRYQLRDLLGEGGMASVYLAYDSALDRQVAIKTLHTELGREQSFRERFRREAQAVAKLQHTNIVSVFDTGEDELGGALMPYIVMEYVEGQPLGSVLQSDIQQYGAMPAEKALKVTADVLAALETSHEMGLVHRDIKPGNVMMTRRGVVKVMDFGIARAMQSGVTSMTQTGMVVGTPQYLSPEQALGRGVDARSDLYSVGIMLFQLLTGRIPFDADSPLAIAYAHVQEEPVAPSTINRSITPAMDALVARALKKNPNERFPSAAAMQDEIARVLGASTTSGAPVIVSGSSPANSGSGVGSAVFPPVDQATPAPHSVQTPYQPHPHQQHQPGPYGAPTPAPTPGYGYPQAAQPYGTPGPLGHRTPPPYTMSPQTSPGSGGSGSKSNMPVVIGAIVVALVAIGGLVTFLSMQDDESGKGGDPSSSESAVAGEHKPPERNRTMDEEDCTDPMEDSDDPAKVQAPNFVYKDIRSAKACAQAAGWTIKEIKVEGNTYAEDQVIDQFPTTGTAVPERGAHFELRIATGDPA from the coding sequence ATGAGCCACGACGGCGCACAGGGGCGCTACGCGGGCGGTTCCGTGGCCGGCGGCCGCTACCAGCTGCGCGACCTGCTCGGCGAGGGCGGCATGGCGTCCGTCTACCTCGCGTACGACTCCGCCCTCGACCGCCAGGTCGCCATCAAGACGCTGCACACCGAGCTGGGGCGCGAGCAGTCCTTCCGCGAGCGCTTCCGGCGCGAGGCGCAGGCCGTCGCCAAGCTCCAGCACACCAACATCGTCTCGGTGTTCGACACGGGCGAGGACGAGCTCGGCGGCGCGCTGATGCCGTACATCGTCATGGAGTACGTCGAGGGGCAGCCGCTCGGCTCCGTGCTCCAGTCGGACATCCAGCAGTACGGCGCGATGCCGGCCGAGAAGGCGCTCAAGGTCACGGCCGATGTGCTCGCCGCCCTGGAGACCAGCCACGAGATGGGCCTGGTCCACCGCGACATCAAGCCCGGCAACGTGATGATGACCAGGCGCGGCGTCGTCAAGGTCATGGACTTCGGCATCGCCCGGGCCATGCAGTCGGGCGTCACCTCGATGACGCAGACCGGCATGGTCGTCGGCACACCGCAGTACCTCTCGCCCGAGCAGGCGCTCGGCCGCGGCGTCGACGCGCGGTCCGACCTGTACTCGGTCGGCATCATGCTCTTCCAGCTGCTCACGGGACGCATCCCGTTCGACGCGGACTCGCCCCTGGCCATCGCGTACGCGCACGTGCAGGAGGAGCCGGTCGCCCCCTCGACCATCAACCGGTCGATCACCCCCGCGATGGACGCCCTCGTCGCCCGCGCGCTGAAAAAGAACCCGAACGAGCGCTTCCCGAGCGCCGCCGCGATGCAGGACGAGATCGCGCGCGTTCTCGGCGCGAGCACCACCTCGGGCGCCCCCGTGATCGTCAGCGGGAGCTCCCCGGCGAACAGCGGCTCGGGCGTCGGGTCGGCGGTCTTCCCGCCCGTCGACCAGGCCACACCGGCACCGCACAGCGTGCAGACGCCGTATCAGCCGCACCCCCACCAGCAGCACCAGCCCGGCCCCTACGGCGCCCCGACCCCGGCTCCCACGCCCGGCTACGGCTACCCGCAGGCCGCACAGCCGTACGGCACCCCGGGACCCCTGGGACACCGGACACCGCCGCCGTACACCATGTCCCCGCAGACGTCGCCGGGGTCCGGCGGCAGCGGCTCCAAGTCGAACATGCCCGTCGTGATCGGGGCGATCGTGGTCGCGCTGGTCGCGATCGGCGGCCTGGTCACCTTCCTGAGCATGCAGGACGACGAGTCCGGCAAGGGTGGCGATCCCAGCTCCAGCGAGTCCGCCGTGGCCGGGGAGCACAAGCCCCCGGAGCGGAACCGGACGATGGACGAGGAGGACTGCACCGACCCCATGGAGGACTCGGACGACCCGGCGAAGGTCCAGGCGCCGAACTTCGTCTACAAGGACATCCGCTCCGCGAAGGCGTGCGCCCAGGCCGCAGGCTGGACGATCAAGGAGATCAAGGTGGAGGGCAACACCTACGCCGAGGACCAGGTCATCGACCAGTTCCCGACGACGGGCACGGCCGTGCCCGAGCGGGGCGCCCACTTCGAGCTGCGGATCGCGACGGGCGACCCTGCCTGA
- a CDS encoding response regulator transcription factor — MREEGKITVFLLDDHEVVRRGVHELLSSEEDIEVVGEAGTAADALARIPATRPDVAVLDVRLPDGSGVEVCREVRSRDESIKCLMLTSYADDEALFDAIMAGASGYVLKAIRGNELLGAVRDVAAGKSLLDPAATARVLERLREGKDGKGDERLAGLTDQERKILDLIGEGLTNRVIGERLHLAEKTIKNYVSSLLSKLGMERRSQAAAYVARLQAEKR, encoded by the coding sequence GTGCGCGAAGAAGGAAAAATCACGGTATTCCTGCTCGATGATCACGAAGTCGTCCGGCGCGGCGTCCACGAGCTGCTGTCGTCCGAGGAGGACATCGAGGTCGTCGGCGAGGCCGGAACGGCGGCGGACGCGCTCGCACGCATCCCGGCGACCCGGCCCGACGTCGCCGTGCTGGACGTGCGGCTGCCGGACGGCAGCGGGGTGGAGGTCTGCCGCGAGGTCCGCTCGAGGGACGAGAGCATCAAGTGCCTGATGCTCACCTCGTACGCCGACGACGAGGCCCTCTTCGACGCGATCATGGCGGGCGCCTCGGGGTACGTCCTGAAGGCCATCCGGGGCAACGAGCTGCTCGGCGCCGTGCGCGACGTGGCGGCCGGCAAGTCCCTCCTGGACCCCGCGGCCACGGCACGCGTGCTGGAGCGGCTGCGCGAGGGCAAGGACGGCAAGGGCGACGAACGGCTCGCGGGCCTGACCGACCAGGAGCGCAAGATCCTCGACCTGATCGGCGAGGGGCTGACGAACCGGGTGATCGGCGAACGTCTGCACCTCGCCGAGAAGACCATCAAGAACTACGTCTCCAGCCTGCTGTCCAAGCTGGGCATGGAGCGGCGCTCCCAGGCCGCGGCGTACGTGGCGAGGCTCCAGGCCGAGAAGCGCTGA
- a CDS encoding protein kinase domain-containing protein, translated as MAPESEANGGGVSDGTDSWGVGGVVGDGRYRMTHRLGRGGMAEVYAAEDVRLGRTVAVKLLRSDLAEDPVSKARFTREAQSVAGLNHHAIVAVYDSGEDVVGGSTVPYIVMELVEGNTIRDLLLEAEAPPPEQALIIVSGVLEALAYSHQHGIVHRDIKPANVIITHSGAVKVMDFGIARALHGAQSTMTQTGMVMGTPQYLSPEQALGKAVDHRSDLYATGCLLYELLALRPPFTGETPLSVVYQHVQDMPVPPSRTAGSVPPELDGLVMRSLAKDPDDRFQSAEEMRGLVQYSLQMLQVQGGHTGTWNTGPVNAHDAGHTAAMGMGGGTAAMGYPTHGDTSQGPILPPMNPDDGAYAGGHHNGGGRGKMWLFVLLALIAIGAGVAFALNAADDSGKKKSPTSPSTSVSPSSTPSSAEPTDEETEETEEPDSSSGGQTWETKEPTWTPTNEPTEPTEKPTVTPTSPDPGTSDGGSTTTDGGTGDDGGAADGGTDDGGTGDDAGTTTEGTTAGTPAGTAAGAAAGTAGTTTGE; from the coding sequence ATGGCACCCGAATCCGAAGCAAACGGCGGCGGAGTTTCGGATGGCACCGACTCCTGGGGTGTCGGCGGTGTGGTCGGAGACGGCCGTTACCGCATGACCCACCGGCTCGGCCGCGGCGGCATGGCCGAGGTCTACGCCGCGGAGGACGTCCGTCTGGGACGCACGGTGGCGGTGAAACTGCTCCGTTCCGACCTTGCCGAGGACCCGGTCTCCAAGGCCCGCTTCACGCGAGAGGCACAGTCGGTCGCGGGGCTGAACCACCACGCGATCGTCGCCGTGTACGACTCCGGTGAGGACGTCGTGGGCGGGTCGACCGTCCCGTACATCGTGATGGAGCTCGTCGAGGGCAACACCATCCGCGACCTGCTGCTCGAGGCGGAGGCGCCGCCCCCCGAGCAGGCGCTGATCATCGTCTCGGGCGTCCTGGAGGCCCTGGCCTACTCCCACCAGCACGGCATCGTGCACCGTGACATCAAGCCGGCGAACGTGATCATCACGCACTCCGGCGCGGTCAAGGTGATGGACTTCGGCATCGCCCGCGCGCTGCACGGCGCCCAGTCGACGATGACCCAGACCGGCATGGTCATGGGCACGCCCCAGTACCTCTCCCCGGAGCAGGCGCTCGGCAAGGCGGTCGACCACCGCTCCGACCTGTACGCCACCGGCTGCCTGCTCTACGAACTGCTCGCCCTGCGGCCCCCGTTCACGGGTGAGACCCCCCTCTCGGTGGTCTACCAGCACGTCCAGGACATGCCGGTCCCGCCCTCCCGGACGGCCGGATCCGTCCCGCCGGAGCTGGACGGGCTCGTCATGCGGTCCCTGGCGAAGGACCCGGACGACCGGTTCCAGAGCGCCGAGGAGATGCGCGGCCTCGTCCAGTACAGCCTGCAGATGCTGCAGGTCCAGGGCGGGCACACGGGCACGTGGAACACCGGCCCGGTCAACGCGCACGACGCCGGCCACACGGCGGCGATGGGCATGGGCGGGGGCACGGCGGCCATGGGGTACCCCACGCACGGGGACACCTCGCAGGGCCCGATCCTGCCGCCCATGAACCCGGACGACGGGGCGTACGCCGGCGGCCATCACAACGGCGGCGGCCGCGGCAAGATGTGGCTGTTCGTCCTGCTCGCGCTGATCGCGATCGGCGCGGGTGTCGCGTTCGCCCTCAACGCGGCGGACGACAGCGGCAAAAAGAAGTCCCCGACGTCGCCCTCCACCTCGGTCTCCCCTTCGTCGACCCCTTCCTCGGCGGAGCCCACGGACGAGGAGACGGAGGAGACCGAGGAGCCGGACAGCTCCTCGGGCGGCCAGACGTGGGAGACGAAGGAGCCGACGTGGACTCCGACGAACGAACCGACGGAGCCGACGGAGAAGCCGACGGTGACGCCCACGTCACCTGACCCGGGTACGAGCGACGGCGGCAGCACGACGACGGACGGCGGCACGGGTGACGACGGTGGTGCCGCGGACGGCGGCACCGATGACGGCGGCACCGGCGACGACGCGGGTACGACGACGGAGGGCACCACGGCAGGGACCCCGGCCGGTACCGCGGCGGGTGCCGCCGCGGGAACGGCGGGCACCACCACCGGGGAGTGA
- a CDS encoding pyridoxamine 5'-phosphate oxidase family protein has protein sequence MLSSRPSDTGTVTGSGTPASSAAEKLRAIELLGSVRYGRLAMSVRALPFLAVARHLVIEGSVVLRMHRGLGFHESCDGSVIAYGADNFNAPAPEGGEDLWSVQFTGPVERVHPASDQRERFGTGPSDVNGEHFDPVYLRLDPHLAHMHTLTFDASPSGRTRSVT, from the coding sequence ATGCTCTCCTCCCGCCCCTCCGACACCGGAACCGTGACAGGCTCCGGCACCCCGGCCTCCTCCGCAGCGGAGAAGCTCCGCGCGATCGAACTGCTCGGCAGCGTCCGCTACGGCCGGCTGGCCATGAGTGTCCGGGCCCTGCCCTTCCTGGCCGTGGCCCGGCACCTGGTGATCGAGGGCAGCGTGGTCCTGCGGATGCACCGGGGGCTCGGCTTCCACGAGTCCTGCGACGGGAGCGTCATCGCCTACGGGGCGGACAACTTCAACGCCCCGGCGCCCGAGGGCGGGGAGGACCTCTGGTCGGTGCAGTTCACCGGCCCCGTCGAGCGCGTGCATCCGGCCTCCGACCAGCGCGAGCGCTTCGGGACCGGCCCCTCCGACGTGAACGGCGAACACTTCGATCCGGTCTACCTCAGGCTCGATCCGCACCTCGCCCATATGCACACTCTGACCTTCGACGCAAGTCCGTCAGGCCGGACACGCAGCGTCACCTAA
- a CDS encoding alpha-ketoacid dehydrogenase subunit beta: MAAEKMSIAKALNESLRKALDTDPKVLIMGEDVGKLGGVFRITDGLQKDFGEGRVIDTPLAESGIVGTAIGLALRGYRPVVEIQFDGFVFPAYDQIVTQLAKMHARALGKIKMPVVIRIPYGGGIGAVEHHSESPEALFAHVAGLKVVSPSNASDAYWMMQQAVQSDDPIIFFEPKRRYWDKGELDTESIPGPLHKAAVAREGSDLTLVAYGPMVKVCLEAAAAAQEEGKSIEVLDLRSMSPIDFDAVQTSVEKTGRLVVVHEAPVFYGSGAEIAARITERCFYHLEAPVLRVGGYHAPYPPARLEDEYLPGLDRVLDAVDRSLAY; encoded by the coding sequence ATGGCCGCTGAGAAGATGTCCATCGCGAAGGCGCTCAACGAGTCGCTGCGCAAGGCTCTCGATACCGACCCCAAGGTCCTCATCATGGGTGAGGACGTCGGGAAGCTCGGCGGGGTCTTCCGCATCACGGACGGGCTCCAGAAGGACTTCGGCGAGGGCCGGGTCATCGACACCCCGCTCGCGGAGTCCGGCATCGTCGGTACGGCGATCGGCCTGGCCCTGAGGGGCTACCGCCCGGTCGTCGAGATCCAGTTCGACGGCTTCGTCTTCCCCGCGTACGACCAGATCGTCACGCAGCTCGCCAAGATGCACGCCCGGGCCCTCGGCAAGATCAAGATGCCGGTCGTCATCCGCATCCCCTACGGCGGTGGCATCGGCGCCGTCGAGCACCACAGCGAGTCGCCCGAGGCCCTGTTCGCGCACGTGGCGGGCCTGAAGGTCGTCTCGCCGTCCAACGCGAGCGACGCCTACTGGATGATGCAGCAGGCCGTCCAGAGTGACGACCCGATCATCTTCTTCGAGCCCAAGCGCCGCTACTGGGACAAGGGGGAGCTCGACACCGAGTCCATCCCCGGCCCGCTCCACAAGGCGGCCGTGGCCCGTGAGGGGTCCGACCTCACGCTCGTCGCCTACGGCCCGATGGTGAAGGTCTGCCTGGAGGCCGCCGCCGCGGCGCAGGAGGAGGGCAAGTCGATCGAGGTCCTGGACCTGCGGTCGATGTCCCCGATCGACTTCGACGCCGTGCAGACCTCGGTCGAGAAGACCGGCCGGCTCGTGGTGGTCCACGAGGCGCCGGTGTTCTACGGATCCGGGGCGGAGATCGCCGCGCGGATCACCGAGCGCTGCTTCTACCACCTCGAAGCGCCCGTGCTGAGGGTCGGCGGTTACCACGCCCCCTACCCGCCGGCCAGGCTCGAGGACGAGTACCTGCCGGGTCTCGACAGGGTGCTCGACGCCGTCGACCGCTCGCTGGCGTACTGA
- a CDS encoding PadR family transcriptional regulator: protein MSIRHGLLALLERGPRYGSRLRTEFESRTGSTWPLNIGQVYTTLSRLERDGMVTQDGEDDAGHALYAITEDGRGELRSWFGTPVDRSNPPRDELAIKLAMAVGAPGVDIRAVIQSQRSHTLKAMQDYTRLKAQALADVPADRDDVAWLLVVEQLIFQAEAEARWLDHCESRLVRLAAAAATEPAASTGREGTRSAASRPSTRR from the coding sequence ATGTCGATCCGTCACGGGCTGCTGGCCCTCCTGGAGCGGGGGCCGCGGTACGGCTCCCGGCTCCGCACCGAATTCGAGTCCCGCACGGGCTCCACCTGGCCGCTGAACATCGGTCAGGTCTACACGACCCTCAGCCGCCTGGAACGCGACGGCATGGTCACCCAGGACGGCGAGGACGACGCGGGCCACGCGCTCTACGCGATCACCGAGGACGGACGCGGCGAGCTGAGGAGCTGGTTCGGGACTCCCGTCGACCGCAGCAACCCTCCCCGCGACGAGCTGGCGATCAAGCTGGCGATGGCGGTCGGCGCACCCGGGGTCGACATCCGCGCCGTCATCCAGTCCCAGCGGAGCCACACGTTGAAGGCGATGCAGGACTACACCCGGCTGAAGGCCCAGGCTCTCGCCGACGTACCGGCCGACCGTGACGACGTCGCCTGGCTCCTCGTGGTGGAGCAGCTGATCTTCCAGGCCGAGGCGGAGGCCCGCTGGCTGGACCACTGCGAGTCCCGCCTCGTGCGCCTCGCCGCGGCCGCCGCGACCGAGCCCGCCGCCTCCACGGGCCGGGAGGGCACGCGGTCCGCCGCCTCGCGTCCGTCCACCCGCCGCTGA